The DNA segment ATCAGGATAATTATTTTTTAAAAAATCGAGAAGATAAAAAGCAAGTTCTTCAATATCTAATATCTCGTCTTTTATAGAGCCTACAAATGCAAGTTTTCTTGCGACAATTTCATCGCTGAATTTATGCCATAAAATACCAGGAGTGTCAAGCAATTCATACCCTTTTTGAAGCCTCACCCATTGTTTGCCTTTTGTAACGCCCGGTTTATCGCCTGTTTTTGCACCTGCTCTTTTGGAAATCTTATTTATAAAAGAAGATTTACCCACATTAGGTATTCCTACTACCATCATTTTTATAACAAGATTAAGGTTATTTTCTTTATATTTTTCTATTTTTTCTTTTAAAACTTCGTTTATGCCCTCATATACATTGCTAAAACTTTTTGAGTCAATCGAATTTGTTTTAACCACTTTAATATTCTGTTTTCTGTAATAGTTTATCCAGTCGTTTGTGATATTATCGTCTGCCATATCCGATTTATTAAACACAACAAGACGAGGCTTATTTTTA comes from the Clostridia bacterium genome and includes:
- the ylqF gene encoding ribosome biogenesis GTPase YlqF — translated: MNINWFPGHMKKTEGLIKDNLKLVDIVIELVDARVPLASKNPLIDEIIKNKPRLVVFNKSDMADDNITNDWINYYRKQNIKVVKTNSIDSKSFSNVYEGINEVLKEKIEKYKENNLNLVIKMMVVGIPNVGKSSFINKISKRAGAKTGDKPGVTKGKQWVRLQKGYELLDTPGILWHKFSDEIVARKLAFVGSIKDEILDIEELAFYLLDFLKNNYPDNLKDRYKVDFTPEADTYELMEEIAKKRGFVIRGGEIDLTRCANTILDEFRGLKLGRISLEKPL